The Gossypium arboreum isolate Shixiya-1 chromosome 2, ASM2569848v2, whole genome shotgun sequence region gtTATTGTCGTTGAAAAAAGAAAttatctttgttttttttttattattatcaaatgACCCAAAATGGAGCCTCGCAAATTAGAGCGAAGAAAAACCATGACCATGAATTGGGATGGCCTAGGTGACGATGATGATGAGTTCTTTGAACCTAGTAATAGAGTATCCTCCGCCGTGCCTCGAGACTTGACCGATGAAGATAGCGATGATTTCGATGATTGTCGACTTTCGTTCTCGTCCAATGGCTCACCCATTCATCGTGCAACGGAGGTGGCGACAGTCGCACCGCCAAGAGTGGCACCATCAATAATGCCACCAATGTCGCCTAATTACGATATATGGAAGTCATCGCCCGGGTCCATAAAGCACCGTAGACAACAATTATTTCAAGGGATGGGCTTATCCGCTAACAAAGAGCTTTTAAGCTTCAAACATTTAGATACCAATGAGGTACTTAATGGTTCGGTTGGGACGACactaccaccaccaccaccaccacccaaAGTTACAACTACAGTTACAACTGATTCTAAAGATGAGAAAAACAAGAAAGATGGTTCGAAAGAAAGCAAGCCACGTTCTGCGTCGGTGGGCGGATCTCGATCCGACGGCGAAATGGAGCTGCTTTCGATCGAAAAGAAACGAAAACAACAGTTGCTCGGTTCGGTATCGAAACAAAGCTTGAGGAGAACTTCGTCATTAATGTCAACACCCAGAGCACAATCGCATCCTAACAAAGAAGCAACCGCTAAGAAAGCTTCACCTAAAGATGCTACCTCCGTGGCGAGTAGTGGtagcaacaacaacaacaataacaatGCTTCGACGAAGCAAAACGACGGTTTAACGTCTGCTTTTTCGGACAACAACTTTGAAGCATTTTTCTTAATCAAGAATTTGGATAACGGGAAAGAATTTATCGTCAACGAGTTCGATCAAGACGGAATGTGGAACAAGTTGAGCGATATCCAAACGGGTAAACAATTAACAATGGATGAATTCGAGAAATCGGTAGGGTATTCGCCGGTGGTTAAAGATTTAATGAGCCGTGATGAAAATGTTAACCGCATGGTAACGAACCAACACGGCAGCGACCGGAAACTCAACTCTTATTTTTCAAAGAGCTTGAAAGTAAGCAAAAAGCGCGGCGCCGCCGTGTTGAAAAGCATCAAAGGGGTGGCAACTTCGATGACGTTGAGAGGTGAAAAAGAAAAGgaacaaaatttatttaatatcgaTCAAAAGAAGAACAAcggaaatagtaataataatcaaTGGGTGAAAGTTCGACAAACGGGGAAATCGTATAAGGAATTGAGTGCTTTACATTTATGCCAAGAGATTCAAGCTCATGAAGGGTCGATTTGGTGTATAAAATTCAGTACCAACGCCAGGTTTTTGGCTAGCGCCGGTGAAGATACGatgatatatgtatgggaagTACAAGAATGTGAAGTGACGCCGATAAATGAAGCGTGTTCATCCCCGGAAGATAAAAAGAAGAAAGGAAAAGGATCGTCGAGTAGTAAAAAAGGGAATCAACTTCCTAACTATGTTCATGTGCCGGAAACTGTGTTTTCATTGTCGGATAAGCCGATCTGTTCTTTCAAAGGACATTTGGATGATGTTTTGGACTTGTCTTGGTCTCGATCCCAGGTATGATTCTAACCATTCTTAATTAAGCATCTAAAATTTTCTATTCGTATAGGttatatcaaaatataaattaattttttctgttaaaaattttaactattcGTACAATTAAAAATTGATTTGGTTGACGAAATAATCATATAGTGACACGTGACATACCATGTGTACATTATATTAACGGATAAAGATCaaattttaatagtagaaataaatataattttaatagaaaattaatttactctttgataTAACGTAAATAAAGTAAAGGGACAAAATGTAATTTATCTCCTAATACAAATATCTTCATGATActtttatcatgttttgtaacatgcatatatatatatatatatatatatatatatatatatatatgcgttaGGTCTGGTCGGGTTTTATTTAAGTTACAAGCAAATACAAGAGAGTAATTGATCTCttcgattaaaaaattaaaaaaaaatctatttaacCGGTCAATTTCATACTTTAACTAATTGTTTAGTTCTTAACCAATATAATTGAATCACCTAAACATAAGTCGATTTGGTTGGTTAAGTCAATAAAGCCGATTTTTGCTTACTGTATTCTCAAGCTTAATCcaatcaagttttcaaattttgtccaaatcaTCTCTATTTATAATAACTAACCTAAGCCAGTCTAGTTCCattcatattattttttaatttttttaatataatatttttatttcagatttaGTAATATTTCAAAAAATCGAATCTCATTTTTCGAGTTTAATATTTCTATTGATATTTCATTATTTTGCAGCAATTGCTTTCGTCTTCTATGGACAAAACCGTAAGGTTATGGGATTTGGATACCAAGAGCTGCCTAAAATTATTTGCCCACAATGATTATGGTAagataatttcattttttttaacttCAAAGTTTATCAAATTACAAATCAAtcccttttttatcaaattacaaATCAGtcccttttaatttaatttaatttaatttaatttggcaGTAACATGCATACATTTCAATCCAATGGATGACGATCATTTCATAAGTGGGTCACTTGATACAAAAGTTAGGATTTGGAACATACCAAAGAGGCAAGTTGTTGATTGGACTGACATTAATGAAATGGTTACTGCTGTCTGTTACACTCCTGATGGTCAggtatttttcaattttcttaaaatttctatACTCAGACCTTAATTGAGATATTTGAGCTCGAGTTCGAtttgaaatttattatttaaaatttaactttaacTCGatcaaatactattatttaagttgATGTTCAACTCaacataaaaatttatatacttgaaCTTGAGCTCATTCCATATATAATCTTTTGGGCTAAGTAGTTActtaatatcataatattaaaaatagttAAACTACTTTGGAGGTCCTTATAGGGACTAGATTAAATTATTCTATTATTAAATGGATTAGTTTAGTCTTTatacaattttaaaaaatcaaataagtCTAACTTGTAACAAAGTTAACATTTACTgcataaaaattattttgaaaattatttttccaATTGCATGTTCATTCGGTTTTATTTTTAAACAGTAAATATTAACTCTATTTCAATTTGatcttatttaattatttttaatagcaCAAGGGCTAATATATTCCATCCCTATAATAGAGGGACCTCTTATGTACaatatatgtatgaaattgagATTTTGTAATATATTCAAATTCTAAACTATGAATATGTTTTTCATTAATGAAGGGTGCCATAATTGGTACACATAAAGGCAATTGTCGACTATACAGTACTGAGGGTATGGTTTGCTCTGATTTTCTTTTTAATCCATATATTCATAAATAGCttttaattgaaattaaattttatttttctcatcattAAATAAATTGATGATTTAGATTGCAGATTAACTCAATTAGATCAGATCACCAGTCAAAACAAGAAGAAAGACAATACTAAAAAGATCACTGGTTTTCAAGTAATTTCATTCCTTACCTTcaacctttattttttttaaatttatatttgatgCATTCACGGTTTATAATTGTTTTTAATATCAAATAGTATTGTCCGATTAATCCAACCGAATTACTTATCACTTCTGCCGATTCCCGAATACGAGTTTTGGATGGTCCCGAAGTCTTTTATAAATTTAAAGGTACTCCATGACTATTTATTGTGTTTAAAATTTGTATTCAATGTTGCATACGAATATGGGTATGAAAATATGATGCAACTTAATGTTAATCTTTTCTTAATTGGATAAGATAAGTCTGAGTATTTAGTTTAATGagagataaaaaataaatttattgatctgtgaattattatttaatataaatcaaGCTAAAAAAAGGATTAAACTAgtggtaaattttatatttttttaaaatttataattaattaataatttattagatTTAAATTAAATTGTCTGATTAGATTGAGAGCGAATGGTATCATCAACCACCAATTTGATTCTAAAAACATTCACCAATGTTGGACGAAGGTAACAAAATCCGCACTACGAAGTTCTTATTGATATACTTCATATAGGTTTATTTTGTCAAGATACTTACTGTGTACTCACTCCCATGTTGCTCTGTTGTTATCCTTATATTGAATACATATTCGACTCTAAGTAAACGGAGTTCTACGAGTTTATTTTGGTTAATTATACTTACCATGGTTGTAAACATAGGATCAAACTAGTTAATTCAACCAGCTAAAtcgaaaaatcgaaaattgaaaatccaACTGATTTGATTTTTGTTAGAACCTAAATTTTTTCCATGTCAGGCGTATGCCCAACTCCAAGTAACATAGTTCAACAAGTTTATTCAGGTCGATAATACTTTCTCTTTGTGATCAGGGTTCAAAAATACAAACAGTCAAATTGCAGCTACGTTTACATCCGACGGAACATATGTGGTCAGTGCAAGTGAAGATTCTCAGGTTTTCATATGGAGAACCGAAGAGCCTCGGAACACCGGCACCGGAAAACGATCGGTGATCACCGCACGAGGCCACGAATATTTCCCATGCAAAGACGTTTCGGTAGCAATCCCATGGCCAGGCACTATCAAAAGCGAGCCCCTGTCAATGACAGGATCATCGCATTTGAAACGGAACTCCAAAAGTTTACAAGTTCCCAACGGCGAATCCCCGACTAAAAATGATCACAACAAGAAAATTTTGCCCTTACCGCCACTTCCGAAAAAGAAGAGCAACCACCATCTAGGCAAAATTATAACTGACGAAGAAGGTGAGATGGCCGATTCGATGTCGAGGTCTTCCACTGCTTCGGCTTCAAGTCGAAGTAGTTCGGTCTCAAATGATGATTcatcatcatcaacatcatcGATGTCAAGGTCTTCCACTCTTTCCGGTGCCAGTAACTTGAACTCTTCAGGTTCGAACCAGGGTTCGGGTTCAATAAGATACGGTGATTCACCATCGATATCTTCTTTCATAGGATCGTCGCCTTGGTCGTGGTTCAATGTCAGCGGTCACGGACACAATGCGGCAGCTTGGGGACTAGTAATTGTGACGGCCACTTTGAGTGGCGAAATAAGGATTTACCAAAATTTCGGGTTACCACGTAGAGTTAGTCGCCTCTAAAATTTTATAATCATATATATCAAAGCATCGAAAAACAAAtttgcttttttatttttatttttgttttattttaatctaacaattttttttttgcatgACAGAGAATTGAATTACATTgcaaaattgaattttttaatgtaaattttaatcttttaaaagaaattaatcaAACCCTTTTTGTGATTAATTGCTTCATCTAattgaatttcaaaaaaaaaattctgttTGCATGTAAAAATACCATAGAGTTTGGACTAGATTGCATTTTGCCTCTTTTATTAAAAACAAAAGAGTAATTTTATCATTGTTTGTTAAATCAAAGAGCATACCGgtctttttggaaaaaaattccaACCATTTTTATTATTAAGTGCTTACGTGACTGATGGAGCAATTATACAATGACACTTGGCGTGCCACATGTACCTCAGGTTGACAATGAAGACTTATTCAagcaaaatggatgaaattttaacggAAGAAATTGatggaatttttaatagaaactgaAATGGCTGGAATTTTTAACATGGAGGAACTAATTCAAGCAACTAGATAGTAATGCATCATCACTTAATAATAGAAATTGATGAAACTTTTGTCAGAAGGACCGGTTTTCTCTTTGGTCTAACGTATAATGACTCATTTTACCTATTTTTTAAATAGACGGAGTAGAACGGACTTCAAACGTAAGGTCTCCATTGTAGTTTTATCGTCGTttgtaataattttttatttaaagaaaTTACAAGTAAAATCAATCACAATTAATACATTTAATAactataattaaaattaacattACAAATTAAAATTAGATTAATATTCAAAATATACTTATACAAGGTTCACAAACTAAAATAAATCTGTAGCGATAACTCGTACATGATCTACACATAATGTAATCAAACTTGAAATTTCAAAGTTCTCAAAGTTTCAACTTTGTCACTAAACTAAAACCTCATAgactatattatttttaaataatataatgggTCAAGTCGATTGACCCAATGTTGAAAAATCTACACACAAATTTGGCCCAAAGTGAGTCAGACCGGGCAAATCGAACTTAAACACCTCTATTTTATCATAATGGTGTCTGTGAGTTGAGTTAGGCTGGTTGAGTCATGTATGTCACCAATATATAATATAGTTGATTTAGTTCAGCTCAACGcgaaatataactattaaatattgtCTAAAAAGTTACTTCTATTTGTAACGATTAATCCaaaacccatttttgtccatattatatttttcattgtaaaatatatttttataattattaattttctgataaaattttaaacataaacaacGAATATCATTGAATTACATATTTAATTTGCATATAATATAAATTAGATTATgtataaaaggttaaaatatactccaaatttttgtaattttttacatttgaaatttagtccttctcttttcaaaaataaaatgtaaGTCCAATTGTTAATATCGTTAAAATTCTTCCATTAAATCCGTGTTTATTACAATGTCATTTTTATTATATGACTAccgaataattttttattttttaaaatgtcaTGTTAGCGAATTTAATAGAAGAGTTTTAACAGTGTTAACGAttaaacctaaattttaaaatctaaaaataaatgtattaaattcTTGCAAATAAAAGTAGAGAggttaaattttaaatgtaaaaaaaataCAGGGACTTGTAccatattttaaccaaaattataaaCCTGATGCAACTTAGAAAAGCTTAAGTATTTGTAACCGATTAACTGGTTTGAATTTAAGGCGCGAAAGTATGACAGAGAACATAAGGCTTGAAGATTCCAGTCCTCTCGCCACCGTAGAAGATATCCAAAAGCGCCTCCTCCGCCCTGCCTCGCTTCATTCTCCGCCGTACTTTCTCTTACCTCTCTGCTTATCCAAAGCGGCTTTGAATTTCCCGTTTGATTTAATTGCAAaatttccttcttctttttttgcaGGGAAGGTTCAAACTCTTTGGCATTGAAAGTGAATTCGAAACAGAGCGGAAGAACAGTTAAAAAAAGGCTGGAAGATTATTTAGATCCGGTCATTCTAGCAGCGATCTCGTCCAAGATAAGCCGCTCAAAGAAGGTAAAATTGGAGACGAAATTTAAAGGATTTGAGTGGCCTGTTGATGAACTTAAGGTGTTCGTGGAAGAGGATTCGAGGAACTCTAACGGAGGCAGCTGGAGAAACAAAGCCATTGATCTTAACGATGATTTCGATGTGCTCCGGGATGGCAGTGATGGAGATGAAGAGATCGGTTCTCCGTTTCAGCGTGTGGGAAAAAAAACGGCGTTGAAAAAATTCGAACATTGAAGATCTGGAAATCCAAAAAAAAGATTCAGCTGAGGTTCGTTAGTTCATTGAAAATTGGTGAAGAAATTCGCGCGCTAGATTTGATCAAAAGGTAAGGTTCCTCATTTTCTCTTTCACTGTTCTTCTTGCTTTCGCAGTTAACCATTTTTGAATCTTAGGAAACCAAAATCCACAAGTATTAGGATCAGTTATGGTTTAATTCTTCCTCCAGCCCTTGTGTTCTTTAAACTTTTGAAATTTagtctacttttaatttcatgaatttaacaTTAACAAGGTTGTGAATTGGACTTTAGTTTTTAAGTCAAACAAGTAATGGATTGAATTCATGAAATTAAAATTAGACTAAATTTCAAAAGTTTGAAGAATACAAGGGCTGGGGGAAGAATTAGACCATCAGTGATTCACTCTTGATCTTGCTTTAATGGGCTACTCAGGCCTAATTTAAAGCAGGCTTCCAATGGCTAGAAACTTGCTATTATTTTTAGCATATATGTCAACTAAACATTCATCGAACTAATAATTGAAACGAATTATAATAGCTCATTATTCATGAATCAATCTctttgaaatttaatttcatcGATTTCATTAATGGCAACTTGATTAAAACTCAACAATTAAGAAATGTAACACATGAGCATGAATTCTTAATCTTAGATGATCAAAATTCCATAAAAGTCATCGAGGTCGATTAATTTGTATCGAATGCAAAATGAAAGTTGTTGAATATTTATTTATGTCCTTTTTAGATGGTGATGTTtctttatttatatgatataGGTATTGTTCATTAATATGACGTTCTAGGTAGGTTTCATGCATATCAACAAGTATCCTACTCTAGACTTAAAACGTGTTTATGTAAATCCTATACGCGATTTTACGTGTGATTTTACAGGATAATATAGGT contains the following coding sequences:
- the LOC108466323 gene encoding uncharacterized protein LOC108466323 — translated: MEPRKLERRKTMTMNWDGLGDDDDEFFEPSNRVSSAVPRDLTDEDSDDFDDCRLSFSSNGSPIHRATEVATVAPPRVAPSIMPPMSPNYDIWKSSPGSIKHRRQQLFQGMGLSANKELLSFKHLDTNEVLNGSVGTTLPPPPPPPKVTTTVTTDSKDEKNKKDGSKESKPRSASVGGSRSDGEMELLSIEKKRKQQLLGSVSKQSLRRTSSLMSTPRAQSHPNKEATAKKASPKDATSVASSGSNNNNNNNASTKQNDGLTSAFSDNNFEAFFLIKNLDNGKEFIVNEFDQDGMWNKLSDIQTGKQLTMDEFEKSVGYSPVVKDLMSRDENVNRMVTNQHGSDRKLNSYFSKSLKVSKKRGAAVLKSIKGVATSMTLRGEKEKEQNLFNIDQKKNNGNSNNNQWVKVRQTGKSYKELSALHLCQEIQAHEGSIWCIKFSTNARFLASAGEDTMIYVWEVQECEVTPINEACSSPEDKKKKGKGSSSSKKGNQLPNYVHVPETVFSLSDKPICSFKGHLDDVLDLSWSRSQQLLSSSMDKTVRLWDLDTKSCLKLFAHNDYVTCIHFNPMDDDHFISGSLDTKVRIWNIPKRQVVDWTDINEMVTAVCYTPDGQGAIIGTHKGNCRLYSTEDCRLTQLDQITSQNKKKDNTKKITGFQYCPINPTELLITSADSRIRVLDGPEVFYKFKGFKNTNSQIAATFTSDGTYVVSASEDSQVFIWRTEEPRNTGTGKRSVITARGHEYFPCKDVSVAIPWPGTIKSEPLSMTGSSHLKRNSKSLQVPNGESPTKNDHNKKILPLPPLPKKKSNHHLGKIITDEEGEMADSMSRSSTASASSRSSSVSNDDSSSSTSSMSRSSTLSGASNLNSSGSNQGSGSIRYGDSPSISSFIGSSPWSWFNVSGHGHNAAAWGLVIVTATLSGEIRIYQNFGLPRRVSRL
- the LOC108466324 gene encoding uncharacterized protein LOC108466324, with amino-acid sequence MTENIRLEDSSPLATVEDIQKRLLRPASLHSPPEGSNSLALKVNSKQSGRTVKKRLEDYLDPVILAAISSKISRSKKVKLETKFKGFEWPVDELKVFVEEDSRNSNGGSWRNKAIDLNDDFDVLRDGSDGDEEIGSPFQRVGKKTALKKFEH